In the Terriglobales bacterium genome, GACGATCCTGGCGAAGGAGGACTGCGTGCTGGCGGGGCTGGGCGCGGTGGCGCGCATCTTCGACGTGTTCGCCGCGCTCGACGGCACGGTGGTGTCGCACCCCGAGGTGACGACGCACGGCGAGATCTTCGACGGGGTGCGGCTGCACAAGGGCCAGCAGATCGCGGTCATCCGGCACAACGCGCGGGTGATCCTGTCGTGCGAGCGGGTGATCCTGAACGCGCTGCAGCGGATGAGCGGGATCGCGACGCTGACGCGGCGCTTCGTCGACCTGACGACCGGGACGAAGGCGCGCATCCTGGACACGCGCAAGACGGTGCCGGGGATGCGCGTGCTCGACAAGTACGCGGTGCGGTGCGGCGGCGGGATGAACCACCGGCTGGACCTCTCCGACGGGGTGCTGATCAAGAACAACCACATCGCGCTGGCGGGCGGGATCGCGCCGGCGCTGGAGCGCGCGCTGCGCAACCGGCGGGGTTCGTCGCCGATCGAGATCGAGGTGCGCGCGCTGGACGAGCTGGAAGCCGCGCTGGAGGCGGGCGCGGAGGCCATCCTGCTCGACAACATGCTGGTGAAGGACGTGAGGAAGGCGGTGGAGCGGTGCGCGAAGCACACGCGGCGCATCCCGCTGGAGTGCTCGGGCGGCATCACGCTGGAGAACGTGCGGGCGTACGCGGAGACGGGCGTGGATTACATCTCGGTGGGCGCGCTCACGCACTCGGCGAAGGCAGTGGACCTGAGCATGCGGGTGATGCCGGCGTAGGGATCGCAGATCGCAGATCTCAGATCTCAGAATAGGCCGGTCTCATTCCGGAATCTGCAATCTGAAATCTGCGATCTCAAGGAGCGGGCATGAACGTACGCAGGCTTGGACCTCTGTTCTTCTTCCTGGCGCTGGCTGTGGCAGCGCCGGCGCAGGATTTCCAGATCGACAAGGCGCACTCGCAGGTCGGGTTCGGGGTGAGGCACCTGATGATCTCGACGGTGCACGGGCGCTTCGACGACTTCAGCGGGACCATCCACTACGACGCGAAGGACGTGACGAAGTCGTCGGTGCAGGTGAGCATCAAGACGGCGAGCATCGACACCGACAACGCCAACCGGGACGCGGACCTGCACAAGTCCGAGTTCCTGGACGTGGAAAAGTTCCCCGAGATGACCTTCCAGAGCACGAAGGTGGAAAAGCGCGGCAACGAGATGGTGCTGGTGGGCGACCTGACGCTGAAGGACGTGACCAAGCAGGTGGAGATCCCGTTCACCATCAGCGGGCCGATCACCGACCCGTGGGGCAACCAGCGCATCGCGGTGGAGGGCTCGACCACCATCAACCGGCGCGACTACGGCGTGGTGTACGCGCGCAAGATGCAGGACGGCGCGGCCGTGGTGGGCGACCAGGTGAAGATCACGCTCGAGATCGAGGCGGTGGTGGCGAAGAGCAAGCAATAGAAGAAGCAATAAGCGATAAGCGAAGGCAAAAGGCAAAAGGCAAAAGCCTTTTGCCTTTTTCCTTTTTGCCTTCTTACTTCTTCTTTTTCTTGTCGGGGAGCTTGGCGTCTTCGACCAGGGCTTGGACGATCTGGTCGATTGTGTCGACGGCCTTGCGGCCCTGGAGGTTGTGGTTGTTGGCGTAGATGGCGAAGGCGAGGCGGTCGCCCTTCATGGTGTCGAGGTAGCCGGAGAGCGAGTTGACGTGGCCGAGGGAGCCGGTCTTGCCGTGGACGTGGCCCTCGGCGGGAGAGCCGCGGAAGCGGTTGGCGAGCGTGCCGTCGACGCCGCCGACCGGGAGGGTGCGCAGGTACATGTCGCCCCAGGGCTGGGTGGCGGCGTAGCGCAGAAGCTTGACGGTGGCGCGGGGCGTGACCAGGTTCTGGCGCGACATGCCGGAGCCGTCGAACAGCATGTACTCCTCGGGGGTGATGCCGGCCTTGCTGAGGAAGCCGTTGAGGACTTCGAGGCCGCCGTCGATGGTGCCGGCGGTGCCGCGCTCGCGCCCGAGCAGGCGGAGCATGAGCTCGGCGTGCAGGTTCTGGCTGATCTTGTTGATGACCATCAGGTCCTCGGAGAGCGGCCCGGAATCATGCACCGCGAGGACCAGCGGCATGACGGTCATGTTGCTGAGCGTGCCGCCGCCGGCGGCCGCGCGCGAGGTCACGGAAAACGTGGTGAGGTTGGCGAGCTCGGTGTGGCGGGTGCGCTCGCGTCCGTAGACGACGACGCCGCGGCGCTCGAGCAGGCGGCGGAACCACTGCGCGGCGAACTGCGCGGGATCGTCGACG is a window encoding:
- the nadC gene encoding carboxylating nicotinate-nucleotide diphosphorylase, whose product is MDWTSRRITAILENALREDSATRDATTYACIDPSQRASATILAKEDCVLAGLGAVARIFDVFAALDGTVVSHPEVTTHGEIFDGVRLHKGQQIAVIRHNARVILSCERVILNALQRMSGIATLTRRFVDLTTGTKARILDTRKTVPGMRVLDKYAVRCGGGMNHRLDLSDGVLIKNNHIALAGGIAPALERALRNRRGSSPIEIEVRALDELEAALEAGAEAILLDNMLVKDVRKAVERCAKHTRRIPLECSGGITLENVRAYAETGVDYISVGALTHSAKAVDLSMRVMPA
- a CDS encoding YceI family protein — protein: MNVRRLGPLFFFLALAVAAPAQDFQIDKAHSQVGFGVRHLMISTVHGRFDDFSGTIHYDAKDVTKSSVQVSIKTASIDTDNANRDADLHKSEFLDVEKFPEMTFQSTKVEKRGNEMVLVGDLTLKDVTKQVEIPFTISGPITDPWGNQRIAVEGSTTINRRDYGVVYARKMQDGAAVVGDQVKITLEIEAVVAKSKQ